In the Klebsiella aerogenes KCTC 2190 genome, one interval contains:
- the kefF gene encoding glutathione-regulated potassium-efflux system oxidoreductase KefF, whose product MILIIYSHPYPHHSHANKRMLEQAGTLDGVEIRSLYELYPDFNIDIAAEQAALARADLVIWQHPMQWYSVPPLLKLWMDKVLSHGWAYGHNGIALHGKSLMWAVTTGGGESHFDIGSFPGFDVLAQPLQATALYCGMKWLPPFAMHCTFICDDETLQAQARHYRQRLIEWQEAHNNG is encoded by the coding sequence ATGATTCTGATAATTTACTCGCATCCTTATCCGCATCACTCGCATGCGAATAAACGGATGCTTGAGCAAGCAGGGACGCTTGATGGCGTAGAGATACGCTCCCTCTATGAGCTATATCCCGACTTCAATATCGATATCGCTGCCGAGCAGGCGGCGCTGGCGCGCGCCGATCTGGTTATCTGGCAGCATCCAATGCAGTGGTACAGCGTACCGCCGCTGCTAAAACTGTGGATGGATAAAGTGCTGTCTCACGGCTGGGCGTACGGCCACAATGGTATTGCGTTGCATGGTAAATCGCTGATGTGGGCGGTTACTACCGGCGGCGGCGAAAGCCATTTCGATATTGGTTCATTCCCCGGCTTTGACGTGCTGGCGCAGCCTCTGCAGGCGACGGCGCTGTACTGTGGCATGAAATGGCTGCCGCCGTTTGCCATGCACTGTACCTTTATCTGCGATGACGAAACGCTGCAGGCGCAGGCCCGTCATTATCGTCAACGCTTAATCGAATGGCAGGAGGCGCATAACAATGGATAG
- a CDS encoding autotransporter outer membrane beta-barrel domain-containing protein: MSNKHFELNRTTKMLARIFPALLMLTPIVVGAATIDQSTSAPQDFSADSEYVINRDVTVSSADNTPAVSVSGMNVEKVTNEGNISGAGIGLDINIDAQSVEINNNENAIISSATDNAVNVQSMAGTFNNSGIITGANNGIFVSEESSAISITNTDTGVITGKNGLSSQIGVGLDNSGAITGTAGDGIALSDGNSKINNSGTVQGSENGINVVDSAKADIINSGLLGGGGTAVMFASSKNNSLVLNTGSSLIGDVISTGSTGNTLSLVGSGTEDSNFVGLHDGDGFASVKMNGEAWTLTGNLDIIGSGDSLQVNSGQLTLAGAVANSGNTLVAEAATLQLGNGQKTATLTGSMTNNGTVIFNQGSDSTFATSIIGSGNVEKVDANTLTLTGTNSYTGNTLLKSGTTLVAEGATLGVADSDSTITIENGAQFASAGEVNNNIDILSGGILAAWNAVEGNATLRTSGVDTINGNVTNSGTLLLSAADNSVGNNFTINGDYTGSAGSQIVMNSTLGEDSAPTDHLSITGSSYGQSGVSIANIGGLGAQTVNGMEIVSVSGSSEAQLTLSKPVVAGAYEYGLYQHDNGNWYLESKATPSDDPSDDTDDGDSGSDSGTDGGSGTDGDSDNGSNTDNGGQSAPEVMAPEVGAYLGNYLAAQSMFLHKRDDRDQLTFRNEDNLNTWMYVKGRYHENDAGGDKVSYDTTTTVLQVGSDFMSKPMDKGILRAGGMFGAGQAKTDSDAKHNVRDAQGKVDGFNVGLYATWQEDPKLRLGSYIDTWASYSWYNNTVTSNRNNEKYDSKGFAASVEVGHAWVIPSDNARTWKIEPQAQMIYSYLDQENHTDPDGVRVTTVDNNSLFGRLGVKSSYFEQHDVKAWQPYVAVNWLKGAGQNDLAFNGEKVSNDTPDDRGQLELGVTGNVNETTTISLRASGEWGENSYAAYGGHILLNHRW, translated from the coding sequence ATGAGCAATAAACACTTTGAACTAAACAGAACAACCAAAATGCTGGCAAGGATATTTCCCGCCTTATTAATGTTAACGCCAATAGTTGTCGGCGCGGCAACCATTGACCAGTCAACCTCCGCGCCGCAAGACTTCTCGGCTGATAGCGAATACGTTATTAATAGAGACGTTACCGTCTCCTCCGCAGATAACACCCCAGCAGTATCCGTTAGCGGGATGAACGTAGAAAAAGTCACCAACGAAGGTAATATTTCCGGAGCGGGTATCGGTCTGGATATTAATATCGATGCGCAATCAGTCGAAATTAATAATAATGAAAATGCAATTATTTCATCTGCAACTGATAATGCCGTTAACGTGCAATCAATGGCGGGTACGTTTAATAATAGCGGAATCATTACTGGCGCTAACAACGGTATTTTCGTTAGCGAAGAGTCATCGGCAATTAGTATCACCAATACCGATACCGGCGTGATTACCGGCAAAAACGGCCTGAGTTCGCAAATTGGCGTCGGGTTAGATAACAGCGGCGCCATCACCGGTACCGCTGGCGATGGTATTGCGTTAAGCGACGGCAACAGCAAAATCAACAACAGCGGCACCGTGCAGGGCAGCGAGAACGGGATCAACGTTGTTGATAGCGCGAAAGCCGATATCATCAACAGCGGTTTACTCGGCGGCGGCGGTACGGCCGTCATGTTCGCCAGCAGCAAAAATAACAGCCTGGTGCTCAATACCGGTTCCTCGCTCATCGGCGATGTCATCTCCACGGGCTCAACGGGTAATACACTCTCGCTGGTGGGCTCTGGTACGGAAGACAGCAATTTTGTCGGCCTTCATGATGGCGACGGTTTTGCCTCCGTGAAAATGAACGGCGAGGCCTGGACGCTCACCGGCAACCTGGACATCATCGGCAGCGGCGATTCCCTCCAGGTTAATAGCGGTCAGTTAACGCTGGCGGGCGCTGTCGCTAATAGCGGCAACACGCTGGTCGCGGAAGCGGCCACGCTACAGTTGGGCAACGGGCAGAAAACCGCGACCCTCACCGGCAGCATGACCAACAATGGCACAGTGATCTTCAATCAGGGAAGCGACTCTACGTTTGCCACCAGCATCATCGGTAGCGGCAACGTGGAAAAAGTCGATGCCAATACCCTGACCTTAACCGGCACCAATAGCTATACCGGTAATACCCTTCTGAAAAGCGGCACCACTCTGGTCGCGGAAGGCGCCACTCTCGGTGTAGCAGACAGCGACTCCACCATCACCATCGAAAATGGCGCGCAATTTGCCAGCGCCGGCGAAGTGAATAACAACATTGATATCCTCAGCGGCGGTATCCTCGCGGCGTGGAATGCGGTTGAAGGTAACGCAACGCTAAGAACATCCGGCGTCGATACGATTAACGGCAATGTGACCAACAGCGGTACGCTGTTACTCAGCGCCGCCGATAATAGCGTTGGCAACAATTTTACGATTAACGGCGACTATACCGGTTCCGCCGGCAGCCAGATCGTAATGAACAGCACCCTCGGCGAAGACAGCGCTCCGACCGACCATCTGTCCATCACCGGCAGCAGCTACGGGCAGTCTGGCGTCAGCATCGCCAATATCGGCGGGCTGGGCGCACAAACCGTTAATGGTATGGAGATTGTCAGCGTCAGCGGCAGCTCCGAAGCCCAGCTAACCTTATCCAAACCGGTTGTCGCCGGGGCTTATGAGTATGGTCTGTATCAACACGACAACGGCAACTGGTATCTGGAATCCAAAGCGACCCCGTCTGACGATCCGTCGGATGATACTGACGATGGTGACAGCGGCAGCGATAGCGGCACTGATGGCGGCAGTGGCACTGATGGCGACAGCGATAACGGCAGCAATACCGATAATGGCGGTCAATCCGCGCCAGAAGTGATGGCGCCGGAAGTCGGCGCTTATCTGGGTAACTATCTTGCTGCGCAGAGTATGTTCCTGCATAAACGTGACGATCGCGACCAGCTCACGTTCCGCAACGAAGACAATCTGAACACCTGGATGTACGTTAAGGGCCGCTATCATGAGAACGATGCCGGCGGCGATAAAGTCAGCTATGACACCACTACCACCGTGCTTCAGGTCGGCAGTGATTTCATGAGCAAGCCGATGGACAAAGGGATACTGCGCGCCGGCGGCATGTTTGGCGCGGGCCAGGCGAAAACAGACTCGGATGCGAAGCACAACGTGCGTGACGCGCAAGGTAAAGTCGACGGTTTCAACGTTGGCCTGTACGCGACCTGGCAGGAAGATCCGAAATTACGTCTGGGCAGCTACATCGATACCTGGGCGTCCTACAGCTGGTATAACAACACGGTCACCAGCAATCGCAACAATGAAAAGTATGATAGCAAAGGCTTTGCCGCCTCTGTCGAAGTCGGCCATGCATGGGTGATCCCTTCAGACAATGCGCGTACCTGGAAGATTGAACCTCAGGCGCAGATGATCTACAGCTATCTCGATCAGGAAAATCATACCGATCCGGATGGCGTGCGGGTAACGACCGTGGATAACAATAGCCTGTTTGGCCGTCTCGGCGTGAAGAGCAGCTACTTCGAGCAACACGATGTTAAAGCGTGGCAGCCTTATGTTGCCGTGAACTGGCTGAAAGGCGCGGGTCAAAACGATCTGGCATTCAATGGCGAAAAAGTCAGCAACGATACGCCTGACGATCGCGGTCAGTTAGAGCTGGGCGTAACCGGTAATGTGAACGAGACGACCACCATCTCGCTGCGCGCCAGCGGCGAATGGGGTGAAAACAGCTACGCCGCGTATGGCGGCCACATTCTGCTGAATCACCGTTGGTAA